Below is a window of Halomonas sp. Bachu 37 DNA.
AGAACGGAGTTTTCCTAGTACACCGGGCCGAGGCTAGACCCGGAAATGCTTGTGTTGAGACTCAAATAGCTGCTTCAAACAAAGTTCCCGGGCCGGGCATCTGACCCGCATCGAACGTTCGATCGGCTGCATGGTTGAACAGTCGTTCGTCATCCCCCCACTGCGTTGACAGCACCATGGCTCTCTTGAGTAAGAGGTGGACGTCGGTTTCCCATGCATAGCCCATTGCTCCGTGTACCTGAACGGCGCTCTGGCAGGCCATGCCGGCCACCCAGGCGGCGCGTAGTCTTGCATTAGCGAGATGGCCGCGTCCCAATACATTCTGGCGTGGCAACAGTGCAGCCGCTGCGATAATCACAGGAGCGAGAAATGCCGCTTCGACTTCAACTTCCGCCAATAGATGCTTGATCGCCTGATTGGCCCCGATTGAGCGGCCGAATTGCTGACGCTCTGTGGCGTAGGTGACGGCTAGCTGTTGCGCCGCCGACGCAATACCAGCTAGTTGCGCGGCAGTGAATAAGGTGGCACGGTCTATTGCCTTGGCCAAAGCGGCCAGACCTTCTTCAGACAGAGGGACACGGGTAGCATCATGAGGGTTAACTGAGAATAGCGTAGTCAGCGGATCAATCGTTTCGTGCGCCTTGAGAGTAAAATTTTCCGGCTTCCCTACCCATAGTACGTTGTCTTCTGCAACAATAATCTGACACGCAGTGTCGGCATGGGGAGCAAACGGGCGTAAAGGATGGACAAGCACAGCGTGCCCCATGCCTTTTGTTAGCTCAGTAACAGACATATCAAAATCTTGCGGCAAAGATACTTTGTCCACAGCGCTGTCGCGCATCTCTACCAGCAGAGGTAATGCAACACCAGCGCTTTCTATTAGGGGCTCTGGCAGCAGCGCAGCCCCGGCCGCACGAGCGATGGCGCAGAAGGCCACATCGTCCAGTCCGACACCTCCAGCATTTTCGGGTAGTAGCGCCGAAGGCAGTCCGAGGTCACTGAGCGCTTGCCAGCGACCAGCGTCGAACATGTTATGTTGCTCAATCTGCTCACGTAACGTCTCTGATTGGCAAAGCTCTGTCAGAGCCTCGTCGACTGTATCGGCAATCATGCGTTGTTCTTCTGTAACCTGAAAATCCATATTCGGACTCCTCAGCCGCGCGGAAGGCCAAGCACTCGCTCGGCGATGATGTTTTTCTGAATTTCGTTTGCGCCCGCATAGATCGGTCCTGAGAGTGAAAATAGCCAGCCATCGAGCCATTGAGCGGACCCGCGTGCTATCTCATCCTGTTGCGGCGTGGTCAGCACCCCGCGTGGACCCTGTAGTTCAAGCGCGGTGCGA
It encodes the following:
- a CDS encoding acyl-CoA dehydrogenase family protein, which encodes MDFQVTEEQRMIADTVDEALTELCQSETLREQIEQHNMFDAGRWQALSDLGLPSALLPENAGGVGLDDVAFCAIARAAGAALLPEPLIESAGVALPLLVEMRDSAVDKVSLPQDFDMSVTELTKGMGHAVLVHPLRPFAPHADTACQIIVAEDNVLWVGKPENFTLKAHETIDPLTTLFSVNPHDATRVPLSEEGLAALAKAIDRATLFTAAQLAGIASAAQQLAVTYATERQQFGRSIGANQAIKHLLAEVEVEAAFLAPVIIAAAALLPRQNVLGRGHLANARLRAAWVAGMACQSAVQVHGAMGYAWETDVHLLLKRAMVLSTQWGDDERLFNHAADRTFDAGQMPGPGTLFEAAI